Proteins from a single region of Gossypium arboreum isolate Shixiya-1 chromosome 1, ASM2569848v2, whole genome shotgun sequence:
- the LOC108481888 gene encoding G-type lectin S-receptor-like serine/threonine-protein kinase At4g27290 produces the protein MGFHFYNACCFLIIFSKVSTAIDTLSPSELLIHGMTLVSSDGRFELGFFSPGSSKNRHLGIWYKNIPMQTVVWVANRVNPINDSTGLLKIQSSGRIVLQAQNSTSVWSTNSTARVQNPILQLLDSGNLVVKDGKESNPENYSWQSFDYPSDTILAAWKNWDDPSPGDLTYSVELQGNPKMVQRKGSEKYYRSGLWNGDGFSGTPKWLERWNSSDWSHGCIHSKPLNCRSGDGFIRIGKVKTPDTPSSWVNRTINLKECRTRCLRNCPCIAYTNLDVRKGGSGCVMWFGDLIDIKHYQSGGQDLYIRVSASQAGTDYEARICSYFIL, from the exons ATGGGTTTCCATTTTTACAATGCTTGTTGTTTCCTCATCATCTTCTCAAAAGTTTCAACTGCAATCGACACCCTTTCTCCATCTGAGTTACTCATTCATGGCATGACCTTAGTCTCCAGCGATGGACGCTTCGAATTGGGTTTCTTCTCTCCTGGCAGTTCTAAGAACCGCCACTTGGGAATCTGGTACAAAAATATCCCCATGCAAACTGTCGTTTGGGTTGCAAACAGGGTAAACCCAATAAACGATTCCACTGGCTTGTTGAAGATACAAAGTAGTGGCAGAATCGTGCTTCAAGCTCAGAACTCAACATCTGTTTGGTCGACTAATTCGACAGCAAGAGTTCAGAATCCGATATTGCAGCTCCTGGATTCTGGCAATCTCGTTGTCAAAGATGGAAAGGAGAGTAATCCAGAGAATTATTCATGGCAAAGCTTTGATTATCCATCAGATACAAT ACTAGCAGCCTGGAAGAACTGGGATGATCCATCTCCCGGTGATCTTACTTATAGTGTAGAACTCCAAGGAAACCCAAAGATGGTGCAAAGGAAAGGCTCAGAAAAGTACTATAGAAGTGGGCTATGGAATGGTGATGGATTTAGTGGGACACCGAAATGGCTCGAGAGATGGAACTCATCGGATTGGTCCCACGGCTGCATACACAGTAAGCCATTGAACTGCCGGAGTGGAGATGGGTTTATCAGAATTGGGAAGGTGAAAACCCCAGACACCCCAAGTTCTTGGGTTAATAGAACCATAAATCTCAAGGAATGTAGGACCAGGTGCTTGAGGAATTGTCCATGCATAGCATATACAAATTTAGATGTTAGGAAAGGAGGTAGTGGCTGCGTCATGTGGTTCGGTGATCTAATTGATATCAAACATTATCAATCAGGTGGTCAGGATCTTTACATCAGAGTATCTGCTTCACAAGCAGGTACTGATTATGAAGCTAGAATATGTTCTTATTTCATCTTGTAA